One window from the genome of Brachyspira sp. SAP_772 encodes:
- a CDS encoding DUF167 domain-containing protein, whose protein sequence is MNIEVKVTASAKSNSFKKENGIYYIRISAKAIDGKANKAIIDFLSSELNLKKKDVEILKGEKSNKKLISLNIDEDKLESYFSK, encoded by the coding sequence TAAAAGTAACAGCATCAGCCAAATCCAACAGCTTTAAAAAAGAAAATGGAATATATTATATAAGAATATCCGCCAAAGCCATAGACGGCAAAGCAAATAAGGCAATAATAGATTTTTTATCGAGTGAGCTTAATTTAAAGAAAAAAGATGTAGAAATATTAAAGGGCGAGAAAAGCAACAAAAAACTTATTTCTCTAAACATAGACGAAGATAAATTGGAAAGCTATTTTAGTAAATGA